The following DNA comes from Salminus brasiliensis chromosome 21, fSalBra1.hap2, whole genome shotgun sequence.
GGAACTCCTTCTCCAGCATGACTTTGAGCTGCTCGATGCAGTTGTTGATGCGATCTCTGCGCATTTTCTCCACGGCTGGTTTTCTTAGCTGttgaaaagaagagaaagtcCGTAAGCAATCCATTCAGCTTCATGAGAACGTGACAAAACACAAAGCTAAcattcagaagaagcaatgcaGAATTTGTGTATGAAGCAGATACTTACTTTATGTTTTTCCTTGTTGGAAAGCTTTGAGTAGTCAGCAGAAGGCAGGCAGCTAGGAGCCATTCTTGCAGAAGAGAGAGGTGCTTCGCTCAGGAGAGTCAGTGAGATGTGGTCTGGAGTGAGGATCCCTCTCCAGTATTTATAGGCCCTCATTAGCATTACAAAAGGCATGAGTCCCAGGCAGGATTAGGTTTCCCACACTCAGAGGCCAGGGGGGTGAGGCGTCCTCAACAATAGGAGAGGCATCAATTATTTCATGGTTAACTGGCCTCATGGCCCCAACAGAGGGGATGGTCTTCCAGATATCAATGGCACTGGCtgaacacaaggcaggttgtTAGACTTTTATTACCTGGGAACCTTGCCTCTGGCAGATAAACCGTCTGCAGATGGGGACCATGAGGGTTTGATGATTTCCCTTAAGGCTACCGTAGTAAGATAAAAACGGAACACCTCATATCTAGCACAAACACATTTTGCAATTTCACAGCTGTCTGAGATAGGTAAATGATTAGTTTCTGCGTCTATAAATGATAATCAGAATATTAAATTCTGCTTTCTTTGCCCATTTTAAgcataaataacataaaatgtgattttttaTATCATTACTGTTGTAagaaaacctcatatctccaaaacgaACTCCTAGAACTAAATTTTTAATGTAAAGAAATTATAGTTTTTGACTATCAATGCATTCACAATTCACAAGGCAACTGGTGTCTTCAAAAAGTGCAAGAAACGTAAAAACAATTTATTCTTGAAAacgtcttaaaaaaaaaaaagactctcatacactcacacatgcacacaccaaGAGGAATGCATTTACTGTGAATGTCAATTAAGCACAATTATCCCGTGCCCTCAAGGACGGCACACTTCCATTGTTCCGAGCAGCCTCCCTCCGCCAGAGAATTTCGGGTAATAAATGGACAGATAGTGTGGGAAAGCCAGGCAGGATCCTGCTCACACGTCCTCGAGTCAATAGAGCCCGGGCCCCTCCCCCTTTCCATCTACAAACACCCTTTGAACCCACTGCTCAGATCAGAGGCACCGCTGGGCCGTGGGACGCGTGCACGTTCTCACCGGACTTCTCCCAACATCACCTGCTCCCTGTCACCAAATCTACTAACCCCCCCGTTACACCCTCCCTTCCTCCACTCGTCCGCTAAGTAGACATGTGCTCCAACATCTGCATCCAACGGGTGCTTTACTCCAAGGACGGTGAACGTGAACTAGGGTTTTTTAATGTCAAGGTTGCAGGTTCTGTTACCAGACGTTCTCCAAACTTTATGGAATAAAAGGTTCAACTCTTACTTGAACAGCAAGTTATAAAATGAATAGCGAGATTCTAAGCGCACAGATTAAAAGATTAATTATATTcataattatttgtaattaacAAATTCCCTAATTGCCATCTGAGATATTACAACGTATCACATTGTGCTAAACAACCTTGAGGATAGGCCAGGAGCTGAAGAATAGTTAGCATGTTGTTAGCATTCAGATCAGCATGCAAACGTCTATAAACACCATATGTTGCTTGTCGTTCTGGAGGTAAAACTTCACCAACTTCTTTGGcgtcttttctctcttcttcccaAGCAAGACATTACTGAGCAGTGAGTCATAACTGACAGACGAGACTGGTAGAAGAATGAAGGCATTCCACCGCGGACCTTCTCTtcattcagaaaagaaaagccagtgCCTCATAATACACCAGGCATCCGCAGATATATAGTGTTTCTATGGCTGTGTGCCCAGCTGCCCGAGTATCTAAGCATGGCCAAAGCAGCCCTCTCCAGCGAGGAATGTGTGAGAGTTTCGTCCTGAGTGTGTTTCCCACACTTCAGCCCCATTCAGCGGCTGGCCCCACCCTGCTGCCACTGATCCACTGGGGCCTCATTATGCCTCAGCCTCAATAGACCATCTGGACTTCTAGTTGCACACAAAAAAAGCCTTGCTCACTCCCACACACCTTAGTGGGGGGCAACAGGTAGACTCCTGTTGACAGATCCCACCATCCAGGTGCAGGAACGTATAACCcaacacattctcacacacacacacacacacacctggtggGACCTATGGGTCTAAAAACCACAAGCCTTGTGCACCTGCCTATGCAAATGGCGTTACATTTATCTAAACGTGCTACATTCTGCAAACCTAATTCACCTGTTCAATGTTATATACAGTTGTAAAACAGCTGTAGGAGCCTGTAGGACCATTTTTTCTCCctgttttctatatttattcaaatattctACTCCTGTAATACCACAAACCTGCACCACACAATTATATTCTGGAATACACATCTAAATATTGATAAATATATTCTTACtacaaatgtatttttacatatatataaatatgctaCTTCTTAAATGCCACAATCCTTTCATATACATGGTAAATTGGGCGGTAAAAATAGCTGTAGAACCTTAattgaaatgaagcaatcaaaaTGTGATTAGAGTATAGACTTGCAGCTTTAATGtaaggggtttaacaaaaagtgaaaaacctgCTGATTTGTTTCGAGGCTAGGTAGCTGAACGTATAGTCCTATACACCTcaactcatcctcaactcatacACCAGAACTCATCCATTCACTTTTCTCCCCAGTCATataatcaataaacaccagtgacccagttccactgaTAGCCATACATGACCATGTCATAACcatgcctccaccatgtttgacagatgatgacCTTTCTCTCTTATAGGCTTGCTTTGTTTTTTCAGCCTAATGACAGCCTCCTTCACTTGCATCAACACCTCTTTGGACTGCATATTGAATTCCCATGAAtggctaccaaatgcaaatttaaCACTTGGAATCAACTCTAGACCCTTTATGTCTTTAACTTGAAGATAATAAAATCAATAATGAATGAACAAGCCTCTAATGGCCATTAAACTGCTTATTAGTTAACAATCCAATTACTTACGAGTCTGTAAAGATGGACAGGCTgtgtaaaaatggctgtaattcctaaacgattaatgcaatatttttgttgaACCCCTTGAATTTAAGCAGGACGTCTACAGTTTAATCCCGCcttgattgcttcattttaaatccatggaggtggtgtacagaggcaaaattatAATAACTCTCTATGTACTGTATATTCAATTTATGTGTATTCTAGTTTGTTAGCATTatgtatatcatcactgtcacgtATAAAAACtctcaactttacaggagaaggataGTTGTCAGTATACATCAACAGTATACATTGAAGGATTTTATTAAAGTCCTTTTGgggtatttctattggtctatttattatGACATTTGACACAATGCAAAtatcaactgccagattcatattatgtcacAAAGGTTTTTTCCCAACAGCGACGACATGGCGCTTATGGCACGTCTTATTAGCACAATGTATATGTTTTTTCTCCTCTATTACATTTGTGTAAGTCACCTGTTGAATAATACATAAAGTTGTAACTATGTTATAAAATAAAGCACTAATGTGAGCTtccataataatataataatatataataatatatcatcTTTAAGGGTTCAACATATTCGTTTCCGCAGATTCTTTTCTCAGGCTTTCTTTCAGGTCTTCAGGCCCTTTTCCCTCCTTTTTCTGTCAGTGACCACCAACATGCTGGCAAGTGCCGACACACAGGGGGCGGGTTCCTAATGGGGGCAGAAGGTATGCAACAATGCCACAGTTTCGTGCTCTAAGTGGCTTTTCATGGCGTGCCTGAATGGCAGGTCATGTGGTCCAGGAATGCCATTGAGCGTCCCCTCAGATTCCACGCCAGCGGCAGGAGGTCAGGGGTTTCCCAggtctgctgctgatggagtgtGTAGGGACGGTCCACACTGAGCACAACGCCCAGCATCTGCCCCTCTCTGTGGGTGAGAGAGCgtgaggacagaaaaaagcctgctTTGCAGTGAGGCAGCAGTGTATTGTGCCTTTACAAGTTACTTTTGGCGGGAGCTGGAAGTAAGTGTGGGAAAGGATTTGGGGTTAAGCCCCTCCAaacccaccctcacacacccccGCCACACAGGCACACGCATAGACTGTGTACAGTTGATGGAATGATGTAATAATGAAGTTATGCAGTTATTTTTATAGTCAGGGGATTTCTCACTGTGTTTCTGATCCAGTGCACTTCTACATATGTGAGTTTTCATGTTTGGTCCCAGAAAGCAATGTTTCAAACAGCCACTTTTAGAGAAAATGGATGAGGCAGATATACAAAAACCTGTTACTTTAGGTAAAACATTTGTAATATTTGGGGTGAATTTATTTAGGAAtaaatcatttctattggtccagtcatttTAAAGGTTGAACGTAATAAAAAAGGTGCAGCTGGCATTTTCAAATAATGAGcaaataaatgacaaaatgtACATGTTTTCTAAAAGTACGAAAATGTAGaaattacagattaaaataagCAGCATActatattttacaatatttttacaaAACACTTTGTAAAACTATTATATTGCTCTAAAATAGTATAGTTTCTCCAAATTGTTGACTTGGTGACAAAACATTTCCAtagctttaaatggaagtcagtgtaaaataagagcttattccaagtaattttgagcatttctattggtctgttcatccagaaatATTTactgtacagaagcagctacaaggttcaaaccatggagaaaactaaaaacactaagaaaatgtagatgtttttcattggacagcagcgatatggtCTATACTGTCTTCTTTTTAGCTATACATAGTATAAACATGATATAACACCCATTAAACATCAGTGTCTCCTGTTTGCCAAGCTGTAAATCTTAGTGTTTTAGTCAGCTACAGTGCCATTTACTAAGTGCTTCAGCTTGAAAGagcatattaaatatatagaaatTCACACTTACTAATGTTCCTTTCTTGAAATGTACTTTCTTTCTGGTTCATTTGGAGTTTCTTTTAGGAGAAACAATTATATAGGCTATACCAGGTTTgcttttgacacaatataaatcTGGCAATTGTTCTTTATATGGAATCACagtgttttaataaatgaaacaatTGAAATTTTTCAAAATTACTTCAGATGAATGCAATATTTTTCATTGACGTTTTATGTGGTTACCATTACAATACTGCCAAAGCTTCTCTCTGGGTTTGGTTTAAGAGAAGAATACAATGTGGAGCAAAGTGGATTTGTCTAAAAAGGATGCAGCAGTTCGCTGTTTAATTCTACTAAAAACTAAAATCATCAAATTCCATGATAGCAGGATATATTTTGGTAAATGTTGTGATATTCAGGTTTATATCTAATGTAGAACTTTTTCTTGTATTTGTTCAGTATTTATAGATACttatttatatacttttatattgtcactgtcagaaaaaaacaagcatATATCTCTGGGTGCtgggaatggaccaatagaaatgctccaacatgactttcaaatgtatttaattcAGTAATAAAAACTGACATCCTGTAAAGTTACTAATTTGGAGATTtttacgtatatatatatatatatatatatatatatatatatatatatatatatatatttatatccaGTTATTTTTCCTGCCCTCTGCCCTGTCTGTTGATTTGCTGACAGCACTTTTCCCGCGCACAGGAGCCAGCTGTGCCTTTCAGCTGTGGGGCATCATCTTCAAACACAAAacccacacaaaaacacaaagccTGGAGCCTGTGTTGCTCCAACTTTCCCACAGCAGCGCTTCAATAGGAGGCCAATAGAAGTGTGCCGCTCTCATTACCACATTAGTGCCGACCTCTCAGCGCAGCGTCCACTTCCCCTCAGGGTCCATTCAATAATGATTAACAGAATGATTCACCCACAGAGCTGTTCTTCACCGCCCCTAAACCTCTCAGACAGCTGCCACTGTACGGATTACACGAACGAATCTGCAGCGGGACACACAGCCCCATGTACACCCTGATATCACACAGTGATGACAAGATGTCAAGTGACAATACAAGAATGTACTGAACTAATCATGCCAGTATCTGTTTTAGATCCGAGTCATATGGCTGGCTACATTAATCATGCTCAATAGCCTCAAAAGTGTCCCACTGGCTAGCTTGTTGCTTATAAGATCATTAGTAttatataataactaataataaactaattttatatagtatattagtaaaattattaatatatatagacCACACAATAGATGTATGCAGTTTCCCGCCGTTTTTAGAACAAGGAGGGAGTACAAGAAGTCACAAAATGCAGTCACAGGTCAGGATGCAGTCAAATATTTCACGGATTAGTCTTCATTGTTTACTGATCGAGGCTGCGTTCCAATATGCAGACTTGAATCCTACCTAGAACGCTTATCTAGTGCGTAGAATTGTGGCCGCTAAGTAAAGCAGTTAGGGCACAAGCATACACATTGGAACGAATCCGGTGACAAAGGCCTGTCCAATAGACGCCGTCTATTGTCATCTCGGCGTCCCTGATTGGCTCAGCGGGTGCGAGAGCGGAAGACCCGCCAAAAAGGGGTGTTTAAAAGGGAGACGTTGAGCGCGTGAagtagaacaacaacaacaacaacagcagccaaCGATGGAAATGGCAATGATGGCAACCAGCGAGTCCCAGCACAGCAACGAGAAGCTTAAAGTGAGTATTTCGCTTGATTAAAAAGCTATTATAAACATTTAGCTAACGGCTACTGTCTTTAAACGTTGTCTAGTTGCTTATAAGAGCGCTGTCTGACTGAcctctttttctctttacctCAGTTAAGAAAACCAGCCGTGGAGAAAATGCGCAGAGACCGCATCAACAGCAGCATCGAGCAGCTCAAGCTTCTTCTCAAAAACGAGCTGAAAGCCAAGCAGCCGAGCTCCAAGCTCGAAAAGGCTGACATCCTGGAGATGGCTGTGACGTACCTGAAGAGCAAGACCCTGGGGCAGAGCTACGCCGACGGCTTCGCCCGGTGTTTGGAGGAGACTGCCCGTTTCATCTCGGCTCATAACCAGCTAATAGCAGACAGACCTGCTGTGGTGAAGCACAGCGTCCGAGAGCAGAAGCCCAAATCCAGAGTAAAGTCCGTCTGCAGTGTCCCACAATGCACACTGGACAACACACAGCTTTGGAGACCCTGGTGATCCTCAGCAAGCCCTTTCCTGAAGTACTTCTAACTTAAACGAAAGAGAGTTTATTGGCTAGTGTTTAGCCATGGTGGTTTTCTCTTGTGCAGTAGAGCATTTATGTTCCTTTATATGAACTGTATGAATGTAAGCAGCAGCTGTTGCTCTGTTCCTCAGAGAATGGACTACCCCATACCTGAACCCCAATGCACATATGATTGCTACACTTTACCTGTGTAggttatgattatttttatttacatattgtaaacaaatgtatttttatgatAAAATGTCTATTCTATGTTATCTATCATGTTGATGGAATTGTAATACAATGTCTGTTGTGAGACGAATAAAAGTACTTGAATTTCATTTTTGTTGAttctctattttttatttttattttttttcttttgagggTTGAGGTGATGAATCCTGGTCAGCCAAGACATTTCCTTAAACGTATGGCAGCATCATGAGCCGCTTGACTTAAGACGTCACTTTGTCGTCTGTCAAAACACTGCTGAATTAGCAACATCTTGAACATTGGAACAAAACAAGgttaacaaaaaaaacccatctGCTTAAGCCAAGTTTGACTGGAGAGTTTTATTAAAGGTGAAATAAGTGCTTATAATAATTAGGTTGG
Coding sequences within:
- the her2 gene encoding hairy-related 2, with protein sequence MEMAMMATSESQHSNEKLKLRKPAVEKMRRDRINSSIEQLKLLLKNELKAKQPSSKLEKADILEMAVTYLKSKTLGQSYADGFARCLEETARFISAHNQLIADRPAVVKHSVREQKPKSRVKSVCSVPQCTLDNTQLWRPW